The nucleotide sequence ACCTATGATTTTAAAAAATATTTCACAAAAAATTGGAGTAGGGATTTCTACTGTCTCTCGTGTTGCCAATAGTAAATATGTTAACACCCCATATGGTACTTTTTTAATTAAAAGTTTTTTTTCTGAAAAAATGATAAATCAAAAAGGAAAAGAAGTTTCCTCTATCAAAATAAAAAAACTTTTGGGAGAATCAATAGCAAAAGAAAATAAAAAAAAACCTCTTACTGATGAGAAATTATCTAAAATACTTAAAAAAAAAGGCTATATAATAGCCAGAAGAACTATTGCAAAATACAGAGATCAAATGCATATTCCTGTTTCCAGGATGCGAAGAAATTTATAATTCCTTCATAATTATAGTTTTCCAATTAGAAAATTCTTTTATAGATAAAGTTGACAATTCTCTACCATATCCTGATTTTTTAATTCCTCCAAAAGGAAAACGTGGATCTGATTTTACAACTTCATTAATAAAAACCATTCCAGTATCTATTTTTTTTGATATTTCTTCTGCTTTTTCTAAATTTTTAGTCCAAATAGAAGCTCCAAGTCCATATGGGGTATCATTCACTATATCAGGAATCATTTCTTCTTTGTAAAAAGAAGAAATGATTCCTATTGGGCCAAATATTTCTTCTTTTTTTACTATACAGTTATCATTTTCTATCCTTAATAAAGAAGGAGTAAAAAAATTACCATCTTTGGTAATTTCTAAACATATTTTTCCTCCATTTATAATAATATTCTTGTATTGTTGATACAATTTTTCAGACAAATCACAACGAGAAATATAACCTATTTTAGTTGATTCATCATATAAATTTCCTCTATGATATGTTTTCATTTCTTGTATAACTGCATCTATAAAATCATCTATTATAATTTTATCTACAATAAATCTTTTTGCAGAAATACATGTTTGTCCTGTATTATTTAATCTAGATTCTGTCGCTAATTTTGCTACTTTTTTTATATCTTCTACATCTTTAAGAACAACAAAAGCGTCATTTCCTCCTAATTCTAAAACAGATTTTTTAATATATTTTCCAGATAATGATCCTATAATACTCCCTACTGATGGACTTCCTGTAAAAGTGATTCCTTTTATTTCAGGATGAGCTATAACAGATTCTATCTGATTTATATCTATTAATAAAACTTGAAAAGTTCCTTCAGGAAAGCCGGTTTTTAAAAATATTTTTTCTAAAATCAGAGAACATCCTGTTGTATTAAGAGATGGTTTAATGAGAATTACATTTCCTAATATTAAATTTGGAATAGTTGACCTAATCGTTTGCCATATAGGATAATTCCAAGGCATAATTCCTAATATAGCGCCTATAGATTCAAACCTTACACAAGAGATTTTATATTCAGTATAAATTACTTCTGTAAAAATAGATTCTTTTAACTTGCAATAATATTTACATAAATTTATGCTCTTATTTACTTCTGCATAAGATTGAGTAATGGGTTTTCCCATTTCTTCAGTAATAGAGTATGCTATAATATCTGCGCTTTCTTGCATATAAGAACAAAACTTCATTAAACATTTAATTTTCTCATCAAATGGAAAATTTTTCCATTGATGAGAAGCATTCTTAGCTTCAGATAATTTAATATTAATATTTTGGTTAGATAAAAAATTATAAGTTTTTAATACATTATTATCTACAGGATTAATAGTTTGAAACATTTTATTTTTTTTTTTTTTAAATTCTTCCATTTAATCTTACAGAAACTTTTGTATTAAAAGCTACAGCATAGAATTTTATTTTTTTTAAAAATAAAAACATTCCATTAGCTCTAGTAGGAGATAAAAAAGTATGAAATCCTATTTCATAAAGAAAATTAGTATTGGAATAAATAATTTCAAAAGGGAAAAGCCCTGAATATACTTGAACCATAATCGCGGCCATTCCTCTAGTCAACAAAGCATCGCTATCCGCTTCAAAAAAAACACGTGATCCATTTAATTTAGCTTCTAACCAAACTTGGGATTGACACCCATGAATTAACTTATCTTCAGATCTAAACATAGGCGATTTATTCGATAATTTTTTTCCTAAATCTATCAAATATTCATATTTATCCTCCCAATTTTTAAGAATTTTAAATTCCTTTTTTATCATTTCTTCTTTTTGATGCAAAGTCATTACTAAATTTATTAGATAGATATAAAAATATACACTTTTCTTTTTTTTTAAGATAATTTTATTCTAGCCATTTTTGCTGCTTTTGTCATATTATGAAGCGAAATCAACACTTCTTTCCATTTTCTAGTTTTTAATCCACAATCTGGATTCACCCAAATATTTCTTATAGGTAATTTTTTTGAAGCTTTTTCTATTAAGTCAAACATCTCTTCTACAGTGGGAATTCTCGGAGAATGAATGTCATATACACCTGGACCTATTTCATTAGGATAAGAAAAAACGGAAAAAGCTTTTAACAATTCCATTTTAGATCTAGATGTCTCTATAGTAATAACATCTGCGTCCATATTTGCTATATGCTCAAGTATATCATTGAATTCACTATAACACATATGTGTATGTATCTGTGTTTCATCTTTTACTCCACTTGAAGATAGACGAAAAGCTTTTATAGCCCAATCAAAATAATATTTCCAATTCCTTTTTTTCAAAGGTAATCCTTCTCTTATAGCAGGTTCATCGATCTGAATAATTTGAATTCCAGATTTTTCTAGTGATAAAACTTCTTCTCGAATTGCCCAAGCTATTTGATAAGCAGTATAATAAATAGGTTGATCCTCTCTTACAAAAGACCATTGTAAAATGGTAACAGGGCCAGTTAGCATCCCTTTCATTAATTTTTTTGTTTTAGTTTGAGCAAAACATATCCATTCAACAGTCATATTTCCAATACGATCAACATCTCCATAAATAACAGGAGGTTTTACACAACGACTTCCATAACTTTGAACCCACCCATTCTCAGTAGAAAGTATTCCTTTTAATTTTTCTGAAAAATACTCTACCATATCAGTTCTTTCGAATTCTCCATGAACTAGTACATCTAAATCTATTTCTTCTTGTTTTTTAATGACATCTACAATAAGATTTTTAATCTTTTCATCATATTCTTCTTTACTCAATTCTTTTTTTCGAAATTTATTTCGTAAACTACGTATTTCTTTTGTTTGAGGAAAAGACCCTATAGTAGTAGTAGGGAACAC is from Blattabacterium cuenoti and encodes:
- a CDS encoding aldehyde dehydrogenase family protein; its protein translation is MFQTINPVDNNVLKTYNFLSNQNINIKLSEAKNASHQWKNFPFDEKIKCLMKFCSYMQESADIIAYSITEEMGKPITQSYAEVNKSINLCKYYCKLKESIFTEVIYTEYKISCVRFESIGAILGIMPWNYPIWQTIRSTIPNLILGNVILIKPSLNTTGCSLILEKIFLKTGFPEGTFQVLLIDINQIESVIAHPEIKGITFTGSPSVGSIIGSLSGKYIKKSVLELGGNDAFVVLKDVEDIKKVAKLATESRLNNTGQTCISAKRFIVDKIIIDDFIDAVIQEMKTYHRGNLYDESTKIGYISRCDLSEKLYQQYKNIIINGGKICLEITKDGNFFTPSLLRIENDNCIVKKEEIFGPIGIISSFYKEEMIPDIVNDTPYGLGASIWTKNLEKAEEISKKIDTGMVFINEVVKSDPRFPFGGIKKSGYGRELSTLSIKEFSNWKTIIMKEL
- a CDS encoding SufE family protein, with product MTLHQKEEMIKKEFKILKNWEDKYEYLIDLGKKLSNKSPMFRSEDKLIHGCQSQVWLEAKLNGSRVFFEADSDALLTRGMAAIMVQVYSGLFPFEIIYSNTNFLYEIGFHTFLSPTRANGMFLFLKKIKFYAVAFNTKVSVRLNGRI